Proteins encoded in a region of the Raphanus sativus cultivar WK10039 chromosome 8, ASM80110v3, whole genome shotgun sequence genome:
- the LOC130498977 gene encoding uncharacterized protein LOC130498977: MANNGVLLQVPLLTKSNYDNWIEKGFNEPENDGGLSQTQKDGLRDSRKRDKKALCLIYQGLDEDTFEKVAGARTSKEAWEKLQTSYKGAEQVKKVRLQTLRGEFEALQMKEGELISDYFSRVLTVTNNLKRNGEKLDEVRIMEKVLRSLDSKFEHIVTVIEETKDLETMTMEQLLGSLQDYEEKKKKKEDIVEQVLKMRIDQKEEAGRNHPRRGGGHF; encoded by the exons ATGGCAAACAATGGTGTTCTCCTCCAAGTTCCATTGCTCACTAAGAGCAACTATGACAATTGGA TTGAGAAAGGCTTCAATGAACCGGAGAATGATGGTGGTCTATCTCAAACTCAAAAGGATGGTTTGAGAGATTCAAGGAAGAGAGACAAGAAGGCTCTCTGTCTAATCTATCAAGGATTAGATGAAGATACATTTGAAAAGGTTGCTGGTGCAAGGACATCCAAAGAAGCATGGGAGAAGCTTCAGACTTCTTACAAGGGAGCGGAACAAGTTAAGAAGGTACGACTTCAAACTCTAAGAGGAGAATTTGAAGCATTACAAATGAAGGAAGGAGAACTCATCTCAGATTACTTCTCAAGAGTCTTGACGGTTACTAATAACCTAAAGAGAAATGGTGAGAAGTTAGACGAGGTGAGAATTATGGAGAAAGTTCTTAGATCATTGGATTCAAAATTCGAGCACATTGTTACCGTGATTGAAGAGACAAAAGACTTAGAAACTATGACGATGGAGCAACTTCTTGGATCACTACAAGATtatgaagaaaagaagaagaagaaagaagatattGTGGAACAAGTTCTCAAGATGAGAATTGatcaaaaggaagaagctggcCGAAATCATCCGAGACGTGGTGGTGGTCATTTCTGA